The Micromonospora violae DNA segment GGCAGGGAGACCGCCACGTCCGGGTCCTCGTCGATGCCGGCGGCGATCTCCAACGAGCCGCCGCCGATGTCGAGCACCAGCAGCCGGCCCGCCGACCAGCCGAACCACCGCCGCACGGCCAGGAACGTCATTCGCGCCTCGTCCGCACCGGAGAGCACCGCCAGGCGTACGCCGGTCTCGTCCCGGACCCGGGCCAGCACGTCAGCCGCGTTGGTGGCATCGCGCACCGCGGACGTGGCGAACGCGATCAGGTCGTCCGCCTCCAGCCCGGCGGCTGCCGCCTTGGCCATGCCTACGGCCTTGACCAGGCCGTCCGCGCCCGCCTCGGTCAGCGCGCCGTCGGGCCCGAGCTGTTCGGCCAGCCGGAGCACCACCTTCTCGGAGTGCGCCGGCCACGGGTGCGCGCCGTGGTGCGCGTCGACCACGAGGAGGTGCACCGTGTTGGATCCGACGTCGAGGACACCCAGTCGCATGCTGAAGACCCTAGGCGCAACACGTTTGCGCGGCTCACCGGCCTGCGGACGGGACCGCGCGTACGCTGGGCCGGGTGACGATGGAGCTCCGTGTGCTGGTGGACGACCCCGGTGACCCGCGCAGCCGCGAGGTGCCCCTGGACTTCCCTCGGGAGTGGATCGAGTTCACCGACCCCGCCGACGAGACGCACCTGATCCGGGCCGACCTGACCTGGTTGCTCTCCCGCTGGACCTGCATCTTCGGCAAGGGCTGCCACGGCATCATCGCCGGCCGGGCCGCCGACGGTTGCTGCTCGCACGGGGCGTTCTTCACCGACTCGGACGACGAGAAGCGGGTTCGCAACGCCGTCAAGCGGCTCGCCCCGGCGACCTGGCAGCATTTCCGGCGCGGGTTCAAGAACTGGACCGACGAGGACACCATCGACGGCAAGAACCCGGCCCGCCGCACCGCCACCCAGGGCGCCGACGGTCCGTGCGTCTTCCTCAACGACGCCGACTTCGCGGGCGGGGGCGGTTGCGCGCTGCACGCCCAGGCGCTGCGCGACGGGGTGCACCCGTTGGAGTACAAGCCGGACGTCTGTTGGCAGCTGCCGATCCGCCGCGATCAGGACTGGGTGAAGCGGCCGGACAACAGCAAGGTGCTGGTCTCCACCCTGTCCGAGTTCGACCGGCGGGGTTGGGGAGCGGGCGGGCACGACCTGGACTGGTGGTGCACCTCCTCGACGGACGCGCACGTGGGCACCGAGCCGATGTACCTGTCGTACGGGCCGGAGCTGACCGCGTTGATCGGCGCTGCCGCCTACGAGCGGCTGGCCGAGCTGTGCGCGACGAGGACGAAGCAGGGCATGATCGCCCCGCACCCCGCCGACGAGGTCCAGCTTCCCTGATCTTGGTAGCAATCTTGCTATCATTCGGGGATGGCCATGACGCTCCGACTTGACGACGAAGGCGAACGGCGACTCCGTCTCGCTGCAGAAGAGGAGGGGCGGTCGATGCACGCCGTCGTCGTCACCGCCATCGAGGACTATCTGGCCCGGCGGAACGCCAAGGAGTTCAGCGGCCTCGCCGACGAGATCATCGAACGCCACGCCACGCTGCTCGCCCGGCTCGCGGAATGACGGCGGAGGTTCGCTACCCGACCCTCGCCGACGTTGCCGGCATCGCCCGAAAGCTCGGCGTGGGGATCAGGGACGCCGGCCTCGTGGAGTCGGCTGTGGCCAGGCCGCAGACCAGCCTGTTCGGCGAAGACGCCTACCCCGACCTGTGGACCAAGGCCGCGGCCCTGCTGCACTCACTGGTCAACAACCACCCGTTCGTGGACGGCAACAAGCGGATCGGCTGGATCGTGGCGATCGCCTTCCTGCTTCAGAATCACGCCGTCACCATCGCGCAGCTCGACGAGACCGACCAGAACGTCGCGTACGACCTGGTCATCGGCGTGGCCGAGAGCCGGCTGACGGAAGTCGCCGAGATCGCCGAGGCGTTGCGCAAGTTGTTCTGACCCGGTGCCGGTCAGCCCGAAGGGGGCCCGCGCCGAGCGCGGACCCCCTTCAGGTACGCCGATCACGGCTCGAACTTGTAGCCCAGCCCTCGGACGGTCACGATGAAGCGCGGCGCGGACGGCTCTGGCTCGATCTTGGAACGCAGCCGCTTGACGTGCACATCCAGCGTCTTGGTGTCACCGACGTAGTCGGCGCCCCAGACCCGGTCGATGAGCTGGCCGCGGGTGAGCACCCGGCCGGCGTTGCGCAGCAGCAGCTCCAGCAGCTCGAACTCCTTCAACGGCAGCTGAACGGCCGCGCCGTCGACGGTCACCACGTGCCGCTCGATGTCCATCCGCACCGGCCCGGCGGCCAGCGTCGGCGCACCCGCCTCAGCGACCTCCGGGCTCTGCCGGCGCAGCACCGCCCGGATCCGGGCGACCAGCTCCCGTGGCGAGTACGGCTTCGTGACGTAGTCGTCGGCGCCGATCTCCAGCCCGACCACCTTGTCGATCTCGCTGTCCCGGGCGGTGACCATGATGATCGGCACGGCGGAGCGCTGCCGCAGCTGCCGGCAGACCTCGGTCCCCGACATCTCGGGCAGCATCAGGTCGAGCAGCACGATGTCGGCGCCGGTTCGGTCGAACTCGGTGAGGGCGTCGGTGCCGGTCGCGGCGACCGAAACCTCAAAGCCCTCCTTACGGAGCATGTACGACAAGGCGTCGGAGAACGACTCCTCATCCTCGACCACGAGAACGCGGCTCAACGGGGATTTCCTTTCCATTTGCTGTCAGACCTGCCGTAGCCCAGTCGGACCGGACTCGATCCCAGCCGGCGGCAGTGTCGCCAGGAGGTCGTCCGGTGGACTGGCGGGCAGCCGGAGGGTGAACGTCGATCCACCACCAAGAGTGCTCGACACCTCGACCCGTCCGCCATGGTTGCTCGCAATGTGTTTCACGATCGCCAGGCCGAGCCCGGTGCCGCCGGTGGCACGCGAGCGGGCCTGGTCGGCCCGGTAGAACCGTTCGAAGATCCGGTCCACGTCGGTGGGCGCGATACCGATGCCCTGGTCCGCGACCGCGACCTCGACGTGCTCGTCGTCGCCGCGGAGGGTCACCCGTACGGTGGTGTCCTCGCCCGAGTAGTTGATGGCGTTCTCCACCAGGTTCGCCACCGCCGTGGCGAGTTGGGCGTCGCTGCCGTACGCGGTGAGTCCGCGATCACCCTCCACGCTCACCTCGATACCCCGGGCAGATGCTGTGGTGCGGGTCCGGTCGACCACCTCCGCGATCACCCAGTCCAACGCGACCGGCTCCGGTGGTGGCTGCGGCTCGGCGCCCTGCAACCGGGTCAGCTCCAGCAACTCCTGCACCAGCCGACCCAGCCGGGTCGACTCGTGTTGGATCCGTTCGGCGAACCGGCGGGCGGCCACCAGGTCCTCGGAGAGGTCGGGTGCCGCGGCGTCGGCCGGCTCGGTCGCGTCCAGCAACGCCTCGGCGAGCAGTTGCAGGGCCCCGATCGGGGTCTTGAGCTCGTGGCTGACGTTGGCCACGAAGTCGCGTCGTACCCGGGTCAGCCGGTGCGACTCGGTCACGTCGACCGCCTCGACCGCGATGAAGCCGTTGCCGAGACCCATCGCCCGCAGGTGCACGCCGAGCGGGTTTTCCCCGGCGCTGTCGCGACCACGGGGCAGGTCCAGCTCGATTTCGCGCCGCACGCCGGTGCGTCGCACCTGACCGGCAAGGGTACGGATCAGCGGGTGCGCGGCGATCGAGCCGGGGGTGCTGCCGGTACGCAGCAGCCCCATCGCGCGGGCGGCCGGGTTGATCAGCACGGGGACGTCGTCGTTGTCCAGTACCACGACACCGGCCCGGAGTGAGTCGATCGTCCGGCGGCCGAGCCCGGTCTGCTGCTCGTCGGCTATCGCGGGCCTCCCCCTGCTCTGGCGGGAGCTGTCGCTCCCCGTCGACGTGGAGCGATCCCGCTTGGGCAGGAACCGGGGCAGCAACAAGCCGGCGACCGTCCCGGCCACCAACGCCACGGCCACCACGACCGCCACCGCCCATTCCACCCGGCGATCGTAGGGTCATTGTTAACCTGGCTACCACACAGATCGGGACGAAACACCCTCACTTACGGAAGTGTTCACCCGCACGTCTGGCGTCGTTCACCGTGGTTCATCAGGGGTCCGTCCGCGCGCCCTACCGTTGGTGTCGCACCTGCTCAACCCCCCTGCGCCGACACCCGTCGGCGGCGACCGACCACAGGACGTGATGATGCGCGACGAGTTCCGGGCCGACCTCCAGATCGTCAGCCAACTGCTGGTGGACATGGCGGAGGGCGTCCGCGCCGCCATGCGCCAGGCCACCAGGGCCCTGCTCACCGCCGACCGGCAGGCCGCCGAGACGGTCATCGAGCGGGACGCCGAGACCGACGACCTCTACCGGCACGTCGAGGAGCGGGTCTGCGACCTGCTCGCCCGACAGGCGCCGGTCGCCTCCGACCTCCGGGCGATGATCACCGCGCTGCACGTGGCCGCCGATCTGGAGCGGATGGGCGACCTCGCCGAGCACGTGGCGAAGACCGCACTGCGCCGACACCCCTCCCCCGCCGTCCCGGCGGAGCTGCGGACGGTGTTCACCGAAATGTCCGAGATCGCCGACCGGATGGCCGTGAAGATCGGTTCGGTGCTGGCGAAGCCCGACGCCGACCTCGCCAGCGAGCTGGACCGCGACGACGACGCCATGGACGAGCTGCACAAGAACCTGTTCGCGGTGCTGCTCGGTGATGACTGGCCGTACGGGGTGGAGACGGCGATCGACGCCACCCTGCTGGGCCGCTACTACGAGCGCTTCGCCGACCACGCGGTCAACGCCGGCGAGCACGTGATCTACCTGATCACCGGGCAGAGCGCGCCCAGCAGCTTCTGACCCGATTCAGAAAGGGGCCCCTCGTCATCGCTCTCCGCGATGACGAGGGGCCCCTTCTCGTCGTAGCTCAGCTTTCGTCGTAGCTCAGCGGCCCTGGTTGGCCACCGCGGCGGCGGCTGCCTTCGCCGCGGTCGGGTCGAGGTACGTGCCGCCCAGGGTGAGCGGGCGCAGCTGCGGGTCGAGGTCGTAGCGCAGCGGAATGCCGGTCGGAATGTTCAGCTTGGCGATCGCCTCGTCGGAGATCTGGTCGAGGTGCTTGACGAGGGCACGCAGCGAGTTGCCGTGCGCGGCCACCAGCACCGTCCGGCCGGCCAGGATGTCCGGCACGATCGAGTCGTACCAGTAGGGCAGCATCCGCTCGACGACGTCCTTGAGACACTCGGTACGCGGCATCAGCTCGGTCGGCAGCAGCGCGTAGCGCGGGTCACCCACCTGCGACCACTCGTCGTTGTCGTCGATCGGCGGAGGCGGCGTGTCGTACGACCGACGCCAGAGCATGAACTGCTCCTCGCCGTACTCGTCAAGGGTCTGCTTCTTGTTCTTGCCCTGCAGGGCGCCGTAGTGCCGCTCGTTGAGCCGCCACGACCGGCGCACCGCGATCCAGTGCCGATCGGCGGCGCTGAGCGCCAGCTCGGCGGTGCGGATCGCCCGGCGCATCACGCTGGTGTGCACCACGTCCGGCAGCAGGCTGTGCTCGCGGAGCAGCTCGCCGCCGCGGCGCGCCTCACCCTCGCCCTTCTCGGTCAGGTCGACATCCACCCAGCCGGTGAAGAGGTTCTTGGCATTCCAGTCGCTCTCACCGTGCCGCAGCAGGACCAGCGTCCCGACGGTGGGCCCTTCGCTCGCAGTCATGCGGATCATCCTGCCTCAACCGCCGAATGGACACGCGGGCAGCCGTCGTGACGACCACCACGTGAAAAAGCGGTGACCAGCGGATCCGCCCGCCGCTAGGGTTTGTAAGGCTCGACACTCAGATCGGTCATTACTTGCAAGCGGGGCGCCATATGCGGACGATGCGGAGTTGGTTCCGGGACACCACCGGCGGCCTACCGACCACCTTCTGGTACCTGTGGTCAGGGACCCTGATCAACCGACTCGGCTCGTTCGTCCTGGTCTTCCTCGCCATCTACCTGACCCAGGAACGCGACTTCTCCGCCTCCCAGGCCGGCCTGGTGATCGGCCTGTGGGGTGTCGGCGGCGCGTTCGGCACGACCGCCGGCGGCACTCTCGCCGACCGGTGGGGGCGCCGACCGACGCTGCTCACCGCCCACGTGGGCGCGGCGGCCATGATGCTCGCGCTCGGGCTGGCCCGGGATCTCTGGGCGGTGGCGCTGGGCGCGTTGCTGCTCGGCGCCTTCGCCGAGGCGGCCCGGCCCGCGTTCGGGGCGATGATGATCGACGTGGTGCCGGCGAAGGACCGGCTGCGCGCCTTCTCGCTCAACTACTGGGCGATCAACCTCGGCTTCGCCTGCGCCGCGGTCCTCGCCGGCCTCGCCGCACAGGCCAACTACCTGCTGCTGTTCGTGGTCGACGCCGGCACCATGCTGATCACCGCGCTGATCATCTTCAGCAAGGTGCCGGAGACCCGACAGGCCGGCCCCGCCACCGCCGCGAAGACGGCCCCCCGCGGCGCCCTGCGCACGATCCTCACCGACCGGGTCTACCTCGGCTTCGTGGCCCTCAACCTGTTCGCCGCGCTGGTGTTCCTCCAGCACATCTCGATGCTGCCGATCGCGATGGGCGACGACGGTCTGAGCCCGGCCACCTACGGCTCGGTGATCGCACTGAACGGCATCCTCATCGTGGTCGGCCAACTCTTCGTACCTCGGCTGATCCGGGGGCGGAGTCGCTCACATGTGCTCGCGCTGGCATCCGTGGTGATGGGCGTGGGGTTCGGGCTGACCGCGTTCGCCGGCACCGCCTGGTTCTACGGGCTGACCGTGCTGATCTGGACGGTCGGCGAGATGCTGAACTCGCCCTCCAACTCCACGCTGATCGCCGAGCTGTCCCCGGCCGAGCTGCGCGGTCGCTACCAGGGCGTGTTCTCCCTGTCGTGGCAGATCGCCGGGGCCAGCGCGCCGATCCTCGGTGGCCTGGTGCGCGAGCATGCCGGCAACGACACGCTCTGGTACGCCTGTGCCGCGCTCGGCCTCCTGACCGCGGTGGCCCACCTGGTGTCGGGGCCGGCCCGGGAGCGCCGTGCCGCCACGCTGCGCCGCTCCGGCGAGGCACTGGCACCGGCCGCCGCGACCCGGACGCCGCAACCCGCTGAGGCTTAGGGGCTGGCGCGGGGTGCCGACGTTTCTACTACTGTGCAGTGGAAACAGTTAACACTCCGAACTGTCGGGAGGTCGGGTGCACGCCCTGCGGCGCTGGTGGCACGACACCGCAGGCGGGCTCCCCGCCACCTTCTGGTACCTCTGGACCGGCCTACTGATCAACCGGGCCGGCGCGTTCGCCATGCTGTTCCTCTCGCTCTACCTCACCGACGTACGCGGCGCGAGCGAAGGCCTGGCCGGCACGGTGGTCGGCGCGTACGGGGCTGGCGGGGCGGCTGGCGTACTGCTCGGCGGGGTGCTCGCCGACCGGTGGGGCCGCCGGGCGACACTGCTCGCCGCACACCTGGCCACGGCAGGCCTGATGGTCGCGCTCGCCTTCAGTCGGCCCCTGCTCCTGATCGCGGTGCTCGCCGCGCTGACCGGCGTGGTCCACTCGATGCCCAGTCCCGCATTCGTGGCGGCGATCGTCGACGTGGTGCCGGCCGAACGCCGCTCGCGCGCGTTCAACCTTCAGTTCTGGGCGTTCAACCTGGGCATGGCGGTCGCCTCGCTGCTCGCCGGGGTCCTGGCCGAGGCGAGCTTCACCGCGCTGTTCCTGGTCGACGCGGGTGCCACACTGACCGCCGCCGCGGTGATCGGCTGGAAGGTGCCCGAAACCCTGCGGCTGACCCGCCCAGCAGCCAACCTTCCGCCCGCCACCCGCGCGGCGTCAGAGTCCGTTCGGATCCGCCGGCCGGGGCTGCACACCGCGCTGACCGACCGCACCTTCCTGATCTTCGTCGGACTCACCTTCGTGCTGGCCGTCCTCACCATGCAGACGTCCACGATCATGCCGCTGGCCATGCGCGCGGACGGCCTGGGCCCATCGGCGTACGGGGTGGTGGTGGCGCTCGGCGGCGCGTTGATCGTGATCGGGCAACTGTTCGTGCCCCGGCTGATCGACCGGCACCGCAAGGACGTCGTGCTGGCCGCCTCCACCGCGTTGCTCGCGCTCGGCTTCGGGGTGCTCGCCGTCGCCGACGAACTGGCCATCTACCTGGGTGCCGCAGTGGTGTGGACGGTCGGCTCGATGCTCGCCGCCCCGCCGAACGCGCAGATCAACGCGGACCTGGCGCCACCGCAGCTACGGGCGCGCTACCAGTCGGTCTTCTACCTGACGTTTCCGGCCGCGGCGTTCATCGCCCCCACCCTCGGCGGCGTGAGCCTCCAGCACCTCGGCGACCGGCACTGGCTGATCCTGGCCGGGCTGGGCCTGCTGGCCGCCCTCGGGCACCTGCTCGCCGGACCACCCCGGGAACGACACGTCGCCGCGCTGCGCCGGGCCGCCGACGCGCAGCCGAAGACCCCCGCAGGCCAGGTACCGATCGGATGACCGACGCAAAGCGCCCACCACGTCCCTGAGGTCGTGGTGGGCGCCCGCCGGTGGGGCCGGCGGCGGCGGGCAACACTCACCCCCGTAAGCATCGCCCGCTCACGCCGCCGGTCCAAACAGGTGGGCACCGTCCCCCAACGGTTAATCCACCCGTCCCCTCGCGCCTCGTCTGGTGCGCGGATCTGATCGATCCGCCGCTCCCCCGAACGTTTCCAAACGTGGCGCGGTGCAATAAAGCTAGTTCGCCCGGATTCTGGATTCAACCCAGAACGCTGTCTCGCCGGTCACAACTGGCGAGTATCCGCTGCTCCGGCCTCGTCCGTTGGCAACAGCCGGTTACCCGTCGCCCATTCCCGCAAACACGTCAACCGTCTTCCCGATCGGGTGACTCGGTCCGGAAGAAGCTGCTCTGCCGACCGTCCCGCAACTGTTCCTGATAAATCAGATTCAGCCGCCGCAGGTCAAAGGTGTGAAACCACTCATCCCAGGTGATCTCACGGATCCGGCTGCTTTCCCGATATCCGGGAATGTGGAACGTCAACACACCCGCCCGACCGTCCCGCTCGGTGCCCGCGATGGTCGCCGGCTTCGCCCCGCGCTCCCGGGCCCAACGCCGGATCACCTCGTGGTTCGCCGTGATCAGGCTCCGCCCCGGCCGCTCCGGCCGGTCCGTGATCGACGAGATCACCTGCGAACTGCGCACCGACCGGCCGGTGCCCCGTCCGGTACGGATCCCACCGGTCGTCGTCCCGCCACCGGTCGACCGCGTCAGCGTGCGCCTGGCCGGCGCCGCACGCTTCGCCGCCGCACTCTTGGCCGGTGCCGCACGCTTCGCGGCCGCCCTCTTGGCCGGTGCCGCACGCTTCGCCGCCGCTGTCGTCTTCTTCGCGGCGGCCGTCTTCTTCGCCGTCGCTGTCTTCTTCGCGGCGGTTGCCTTCGTCGCCGCCGCCGTCTTCTTCGCCGCCGCCGACTTCCGCGCGGCGGTCGCCTTCGTCGCGGCGGCCCGCTTCGCCGGCGCGCTCTTGTTCGCCGGCGCGGCCTTCGCGCGGCTCGATGCCGGTCTGGCCGCCGACTTCTTGGTAGCGGCGGCACGACCCGCCGAGGCCCGGGTGCCGGTGGCCCGGCCCGACGGGCCGGTGCTGCTCCGACCTGCGCCCGCCCGCATCGAGCGCACCAACTGTTTCACCAGTTCGGGCTTGCGCAGTGCGGAGATCCCGGAGACTCCGCGCTTGCGCAGCTGGCCGCGGATGTCATCCACCCGCATCCGGGAGATCTCCGACTCGGAGATTCCGGGCGTACCCGGCGTCTGGTTGCCGGCCTGTCGCTTGGTCCTGGTCGCAGTCGCGCCGCGACCTGAGCTGTTCCGCTGAGCCATGGGACGCTCCGCTCCTTGGCACTCCGTCATCGGCGCGCGGGGGTCCCTCGCCGCACCGCGCGGTGCGGCATACCCGCCAGGAGCACTCCGAACCACCACGAGTTCGTCATGAGCCCGCGGGACGGGTGTGGAGCGTTGATCAGGCCCGGTCGGGGCCGGTGCCGGAGGGCTCGAAGAGGTGGGCGAACGCGGCCAGGTTGGCGGTCGACTCACCGCGCTTGACCCGCCACTCGTACTCGCGCCGGATCGAACTGCCGAAGCCGATCTCCAGCATCGTGTCGAACGACTCGTCGGCGTAGGTGAGCACCGCGCCGAGCAGCCGGTCCAACTCGTCGGCGTCCACACCGGCCGGGTTGACCCGACCGGTCAGGTACACGTCGCCGACCGCGTCGGTGGAGAAGGAGACGCCGTACATCCGTGCGTTGCGCTGCAACAGCCAGGCCCACAGCTCCTCGCGGCGCTCGTCCGGCTGGCGCATCACGAACGCCTCGATCCGCAGCGCGTGCTCGCCGACGATCAGGTTGCAGACCGTCTTGAGCTTGTGGGTGCCCGGCAGCGTCACCGCGTACGAGGCGGGGCCGGTCGGTTCCCAGGCCAGGTCCCGCTCGGCGCAGACCGACTCGATCAGGGTCGCAAGATCGCTCTTCGGGCTCACCGGACCACTCTACGACCGACCTGGCCCACGCACCGGGTGGCGACCGTCGCCCGGGTCACCAGGAGCAGGACCAGCGGGAACGCCGGGTCACCAGGAGCAGGAGAGCGCTGCGTCGCCCGCCAGGTCGGCCGCGAGCCGGGCGCGGTGCCCGGCGATCGCCTCGCCGTAGACCCCGAGCAGACCCGAGACCGTACGGTCCCAGGAGAAGTGCTGGGCGTGCTGCTCGGCACCTCGGGCCAACACCGACCGGAGGGCCCGGTTCGGCAGCAGGTGGCCCAGCGCGCGGGCCCAGTCGACCGGGTCGTGCCCGTCGATCAGTACGCCGCTGACCTGATCCCGTACGGCGGTGACCAGCCCTCCGACTGCGGCGGCGAGCACCGGCGTACCCGACGCCTGCGCCTCCAGGGCGACCAGCCCGAACGATTCGTTGTGCGACGGCACCGCCACCAGATCCGCCGCGCGGTACAGGGTCGGAAGGTCGTCCCCGGTGAGCGGAGGCAGGAACCGCACCCCGTCGGTGACCCCGAGTTTGGCGGTCAACTCGATCAGGGCAGTCGGCCGGTCCAACCCACTGCCGCTGGGCCCACCGCAGATCACCACGGTCACCTGGTCCGCCAGCGCCGGGTCGCGCTCCCGCAGCGCGGCGATCGCCCGGATCAGCACGTCGGGGGCCTTGAGCGGCTGGATCCGACCGACGAAGGCAACCACGTACCCGTCGACCGGAAGCCCCAGCCGGCGACGGGCCTCGCGGGCCGCCGTGGACCGGTCACCCGGCGCGGGCCGGAACCGGGCCAGGTCGACGCCCGGCTGCACGACGGACACCCGAGCCGGGTCGGCGTCGTACCGGTCGAGCAGGTCGCTGGCCTCGACCCGGGTGTTGGCGACCAGCCGGTCGGCCTCGGCGACCACCTGCTCCTCGCCGATGACCCGGGCCTTCGGCTCTGGCCGGTCACCGGCCGCGAGCTGGGCGTTCTTGACCTTGGCAAGGGTGTGCGCGGTGTGCACCAGCGGCACTCCCCACCGCTCCTTGGCCAGCCAGCCGACCTGACCGGAGAGCCAGTAGTGGGAGTGGATCAGGTCGTAGTGACCGGGCGGCCGGGACGCCTCCGCGCGCAGCACCCCGGCGGTGAAGGCGCAGAGCTGACCGGGCAGATCCTCCTTGGTGAGGCCCTCCAGCGGGCCGGAGGTGATGTGTCGGACCTGCACGCCGGGCGCCATCTCGACCACCGGGGGGAGGTCACCGGACGTGGCCCGGGTGAAGATCTCCACCTCCACGTTCGCCTCGGCGAGACGCCGGGCGACTTCGAGGATGTAGACGTTCATTCCGCCGGCATCGCCCGTGCCCGGCTGGTGCAGGGGTGAGGTGTGTACCGACAGGGTGGCGATGCGGCGCGGCCGGGGCCACGGCTGGGCACCTCGCTGACGCCCGACACCGGTGTGCATTTCCGCCACATCCGCTCCTTCGTCACGGTTGATGCCGTCTCGCACGACCGGCGCTTCTCGGTCAACCTGTACGCCGGATGTCATCTTCCCCATCGGGCTTCGGAAATTCCCCGGCGCGGCCCCTCGGGGTGACGGACCTCATGAATCGAACGCTTGCCAATCGCTGCCGCCCGCCCGGTCGGGGCGGCTCCCCCGGCCGGGGGACAATGTCGGAATGACCCCAGTCGCCATCGTCACCGGAGCGTCCAGCGGGATCGGCGCGGCCACTGCCCGCCGGCTCGCCGCCGAGGGCTTCCACGTGCTCGCCGCCGCCCGCCGCGCCGAACGGCTCACCGACCTGGTCGCCGAGATCACCGCCGCTGGCGGGCAGGCCACCGCAGTGACCTGCGACATCACCTCCGACGAGTCGGTGGCCGGGCTTGCCGAGGCTGCTGCCCAGGCACCCGGGCCGGTCACCCTCCTGGTCAACAACGCTGGCGGCGCGCGAGGGTTGGACCCGGTGGAGTCCGGCTCGGTCGCCGACTGGCAGTGGATGTACGACGTGAACGTGCTCGGCACCCTCCGGGTCACCCAGGCGCTGCTGCCGGCTCTGGAGGCGTCCGGTTCCGGCACCATCGTGGTGGTCTCCTCCACCGCCGGCCTCACCGTGTACGAGGGCGGTGGCGGGTACACCGCCGCGAAGCACGCGCAGACCGCCATCGCCGGCACGCTCCGCCTGGAACTGTGTGGCCGGCCGCTGCGGGTCATCGAGATCGATCCGGGCATGGTGAAGACCGAGGAGTTCGGGCTGGTCCGCTTCGAGGGCGACGCGGAACGCGCGGCCGCCGTCTACGCCGGGGTGCCGGGGCCGCTGGTCGCCGAGGACGTCGCCGACTGCATCGCCTGGTGCGCCACCCGCCCGGAGCACGTCAACATCGACCGGTTGGTGGTCCGGCCACGGGCGCAGGCCGCCCAGCACAAGGTGTACCGAGTCTCCTGACATGAGCCCTGCGGCGCGGCGGCGGCCGTTCGGCGTGGTCACCCGCGGCACGACCAACCCGAACCGGCTCCGGCGGGTGGACAACTGGATCGTCGCCACCTGCGCCGACCGACTGTTGGCGGCGAACGATCCGCTGGTGGTCGACCTCGGCTACGGCGCCACCCCGGTGACAGCTGTCGAGCTGCGCGCCCGGCTGGCCGCCGGGGTACGTCCGGACGTACGCCTGGTCGGGTTGGAGATCGACGCGGCCCGGGTGGCGGCCGCCGCCCCGGCCGCCGACCCACCCGGGCTGACGTTCGCCCGGGGTGGGTTCGAGTTGGCCGGGCTCCGGCCGGTCCTGGTTCGCGCGTTCAACGTGTTGCGACAGTACGACGAGAGCGAGGTGGCCGAAGCCTGGCGGACAATGACCGCCGCACTGGCCCCCGGTGGGGTGCTCGTCGAGGGGACGTGTGACGAGTTGGGGCGGCTCGCCAGCTGGCTGCTGATCGACGCCGAGGGGCCCCGGACGCTGACCCTGGCCGCGAAGC contains these protein-coding regions:
- a CDS encoding Ppx/GppA phosphatase family protein → MRLGVLDVGSNTVHLLVVDAHHGAHPWPAHSEKVVLRLAEQLGPDGALTEAGADGLVKAVGMAKAAAAGLEADDLIAFATSAVRDATNAADVLARVRDETGVRLAVLSGADEARMTFLAVRRWFGWSAGRLLVLDIGGGSLEIAAGIDEDPDVAVSLPLGAGRLTRERLRVDPASAAPPSAEAVEKLREYVDGRLDKVVGQMTEVGWGRAVATSKTFRTLARLAGAAPSGAGLWVPRSLTRAGLRQVMGFIRHIPPAQLMELEGVSAGRAHQLLAGAVVAEAVMRRLDLDSLDICPWALREGVILRRLDQLEPI
- a CDS encoding type II toxin-antitoxin system death-on-curing family toxin; the protein is MTAEVRYPTLADVAGIARKLGVGIRDAGLVESAVARPQTSLFGEDAYPDLWTKAAALLHSLVNNHPFVDGNKRIGWIVAIAFLLQNHAVTIAQLDETDQNVAYDLVIGVAESRLTEVAEIAEALRKLF
- a CDS encoding response regulator transcription factor, with translation MSRVLVVEDEESFSDALSYMLRKEGFEVSVAATGTDALTEFDRTGADIVLLDLMLPEMSGTEVCRQLRQRSAVPIIMVTARDSEIDKVVGLEIGADDYVTKPYSPRELVARIRAVLRRQSPEVAEAGAPTLAAGPVRMDIERHVVTVDGAAVQLPLKEFELLELLLRNAGRVLTRGQLIDRVWGADYVGDTKTLDVHVKRLRSKIEPEPSAPRFIVTVRGLGYKFEP
- a CDS encoding sensor histidine kinase — protein: MEWAVAVVVAVALVAGTVAGLLLPRFLPKRDRSTSTGSDSSRQSRGRPAIADEQQTGLGRRTIDSLRAGVVVLDNDDVPVLINPAARAMGLLRTGSTPGSIAAHPLIRTLAGQVRRTGVRREIELDLPRGRDSAGENPLGVHLRAMGLGNGFIAVEAVDVTESHRLTRVRRDFVANVSHELKTPIGALQLLAEALLDATEPADAAAPDLSEDLVAARRFAERIQHESTRLGRLVQELLELTRLQGAEPQPPPEPVALDWVIAEVVDRTRTTASARGIEVSVEGDRGLTAYGSDAQLATAVANLVENAINYSGEDTTVRVTLRGDDEHVEVAVADQGIGIAPTDVDRIFERFYRADQARSRATGGTGLGLAIVKHIASNHGGRVEVSSTLGGGSTFTLRLPASPPDDLLATLPPAGIESGPTGLRQV
- the phoU gene encoding phosphate signaling complex protein PhoU encodes the protein MRDEFRADLQIVSQLLVDMAEGVRAAMRQATRALLTADRQAAETVIERDAETDDLYRHVEERVCDLLARQAPVASDLRAMITALHVAADLERMGDLAEHVAKTALRRHPSPAVPAELRTVFTEMSEIADRMAVKIGSVLAKPDADLASELDRDDDAMDELHKNLFAVLLGDDWPYGVETAIDATLLGRYYERFADHAVNAGEHVIYLITGQSAPSSF
- a CDS encoding phosphoglyceromutase, which gives rise to MTASEGPTVGTLVLLRHGESDWNAKNLFTGWVDVDLTEKGEGEARRGGELLREHSLLPDVVHTSVMRRAIRTAELALSAADRHWIAVRRSWRLNERHYGALQGKNKKQTLDEYGEEQFMLWRRSYDTPPPPIDDNDEWSQVGDPRYALLPTELMPRTECLKDVVERMLPYWYDSIVPDILAGRTVLVAAHGNSLRALVKHLDQISDEAIAKLNIPTGIPLRYDLDPQLRPLTLGGTYLDPTAAKAAAAAVANQGR
- a CDS encoding MDR family MFS transporter, translating into MRTMRSWFRDTTGGLPTTFWYLWSGTLINRLGSFVLVFLAIYLTQERDFSASQAGLVIGLWGVGGAFGTTAGGTLADRWGRRPTLLTAHVGAAAMMLALGLARDLWAVALGALLLGAFAEAARPAFGAMMIDVVPAKDRLRAFSLNYWAINLGFACAAVLAGLAAQANYLLLFVVDAGTMLITALIIFSKVPETRQAGPATAAKTAPRGALRTILTDRVYLGFVALNLFAALVFLQHISMLPIAMGDDGLSPATYGSVIALNGILIVVGQLFVPRLIRGRSRSHVLALASVVMGVGFGLTAFAGTAWFYGLTVLIWTVGEMLNSPSNSTLIAELSPAELRGRYQGVFSLSWQIAGASAPILGGLVREHAGNDTLWYACAALGLLTAVAHLVSGPARERRAATLRRSGEALAPAAATRTPQPAEA